A region from the Benincasa hispida cultivar B227 chromosome 8, ASM972705v1, whole genome shotgun sequence genome encodes:
- the LOC120082564 gene encoding telomerase Cajal body protein 1, giving the protein MSETESMIVEEEENRSNPTGGAAAEAAMNDEQQSYAWPVIQFNSPPQRTYHFYNQFRTGPNPNNFFKGVKWSPDGSCFLTSSEDNSLRIFNLPDYGNDVPVNVAAEEDSFTSNLMVGEGESVYDFCWYPYMSASDLVTCVFASTTRDHPIHLWDAVSGELRCTYRAYDAMDEITAAFSIAFNPAGTKIFAGYNKLVRIFDLHRPGRDFGQHSTLQGNKEGQTGIISAIAFSPTHSGMLALGSYRQTTGIYREDNMELLYVLHGQEGGITHIQFSKDGNYLYTGGRKDPYILCWDIRKSVDVVYKLYRSSEHTNQRIFFDIEPCGQHLGTGGQDGFVHVYDLQTGQWITSFQAAQDTVNGFSFHPFMPMTVTSSGHRRFIGPDNYDEDFCLRGDENCASVWSFDFASLGNGDAINTN; this is encoded by the exons ATGTCTGAAACAGAGTCGATGATagtggaggaggaagaaaacCGGTCCAATCCGACCGGCGGAGCCGCAGCAGAAGCTGCCATGAACGATGAGCAGCAATCATACGCGTGGCCAGTGATTCAATTCAACTCCCCTCCGCAGAGGACTTACCATTTCTACAACCAGTTTCGGACTGGTCCGAACCCTAACAACTTCTTCAAGGGCGTGAAATG GTCACCTGATGGGTCGTGTTTTCTAACGAGCTCCGAGGACAATAGTCTTCGCATATTCAACCT ACCAGATTACGGCAACGATGTTCCCGTCAACGTTGCGGCTGAAGAGG ATTCTTTTACTTCCAACCTCATGGTGGGTGAGGGGGAGTCAGTTTATGACTTCTGTTGGTATCCTTACATGTCAGCTTCAG ACCTTGTAACCTGCGTCTTTGCAAGTACCACACGTGACCATCCAATTCATCTCTGGGATGCTGTGTCAGGGGAG CTGCGCTGCACATATCGAGCTTATGATGCCATGGATGAAATTACTGCTGCCTTTTCAATTGCATTTAATCCAGCTGGAACCAA AATATTTGCTGGATACAACAAATTGGTGAGAATATTTGATTTGCATCGGCCTGGTAGAGATTTTGGGCAGCATTCAACGCTGCAAGGAAATAAAGAAGGTCAAACAG GCATCATATCTGCAATTGCTTTTTCTCCTACACATAGTGGAATGCTTGCCTTGGGTTCTTATAGGCAGACAACTGGAATCTATAGGGAAGACAATATGGAATTGTTATATGTTCTACATGGTCAAGAAGGTGGAATTACACAT ATCCAATTTTCAAAAGATGGAAATTATCTCTACACTGGAGGTCGAAAG GACCCGTATATACTTTGCTGGGATATTCGCAAATCTGTAGATGTTGTATACAA ATTATATAGATCATCTGAACATACCAACCAACGGATATTTTTTGATATTGAGCCATGTGGGCAACATCTTGGCACAGGTGGTCAG GATGGTTTTGTTCATGTATATGATCTTCAAACTGGGCAGTGGATAACAAGTTTTCAAGCAGCACAAG ACACAGTTAATGGGTTTTCTTTTCATCCATTTATGCCAATGACTGTCACTTCGTCAGGTCACCGAAGATTTATAGGACCTGACAACTACGATGAGGATTTTTGTTTACGTG GTGATGAAA
- the LOC120082434 gene encoding uncharacterized protein LOC120082434, protein MMSKNKQKNVVDHTLFDDVEDIDYYNSLDWGTIIWQRTLDSLKTALKDKVGLYKEKVRGNKNYVVKYSLRGFSQAFQVWTYEILSSIAGNVAIRKSKVAIPRILRWSCSHSVSFKTLERDIFESENVSVIYVATVCLFDS, encoded by the exons ATGATGAGTAAAAACAAGCAAAAGAATGTTGTGGATCATACCCTATTTGACGATGTTGAGGACATAGACTACTACAACTCTCTTGATTGGGGTACAATTATTTGGCAGAGGACACTCGACTCCCTGAAGACCGCACTTAAAGACAAGGTTGGTCTATACAAGGAGAAGGTGaggggaaataaaaattatgttgtgAAGTACTCGCTCCGTGGATTTTCCCAAGCATTCCAG GTGTGGACGTACGAGATCCTTTCGTCAATAGCAGGAAACGTTGCCATTCGAAAGAGCAAGGTAGCCATTCCTCGTATATTACGGTGGTCATGCTCCCATTCGGTGTCATTCAAAACactcgagagagacatttttGAGTCTGAAAATGTAAGTGTAATCTATGTAGCCACAGTATGTTTATTCGATAGTTAA